ATATTTTTCATCCACCTCACAGCTTATCCCTGGAGGTAGCTTTGATAGTTCCTTCTCAGTTAAAGATAGAAAACCCTTTTCGGCAATCTTCCTTGTTATCTCCCTCGGTACATTCAGACCGACCATGGGAATTTTATTATCCCTCGCATAGAGAAAGATATCCTTGTAATACTTCCAGCCAATTCCCCAGTTCCTGTAAAATGCCTCAATAAATTCTCTCTCACCAATCTCGCCTGATACCCACCTGTCAAGTATCTTCTGGTCTTGAGCAGTAAACATCTCAAGGCCTATGGCAATCGCTATTCCTTTTTCATGAAGGGCCTTTATTATCTCAAGCTGGGTTTCATGATGTTTTTCAAAACCGTGACTTTCTCCAATAAATACAACATCAGCTTTAGTAAGATCATCTACCATATTCTGAAAAGAATACCTGCCCTTCTCTACTTTAAATATATACTTTCCAGAATAACTGAAAGAAATTATTAAGAAAGAAAAAGTAGCAAGCACTATACCCAGAAGTAAGAGAAGTAGTAAAAATTTATTCTTAAGAAAGGTATACATACTTTAATTTAGCACAAAGCAGAACCAAAAACCACTATCGCTTCTGTTTTATAATACTCTGTACTAAAGCTGAAAATAAACTTAAAAGAAGATGTTCCTTAGTGTTTGAAAAAAAATCTATATAACAATCACTATAAAAACTTAAAAACTTACTAAATCTTCTCCATTCAAATTCAGAGATTTTAAAATTACTTTTCCCGTCATATAAAGAAAATCTATATGAACCAAATCTTGTTGTTAAATAGGCTACCTTTTCTCCTATACTATTATAGAGATGTGCTGTCACAAAGGGTTTTGTAAGATCTATTTTTAAAAAATCTCTAAATCTGCATATTTCATAAACATAAATGTTTTCATTTAACTGACCTTTTAAAAAATACCTCCTGTCATCTAAAAAAATCCTTTTTCTTTTTAGATAGAATTTTTGATCCCAGGATTCTATAAATATTTCATAATCGAGAGGAAAGATCATTCTAAAAACTGTAAAATAAAGAATTTTTCTTAAAAGATTAATATTCTTCTCTTTAATCTCTCCTATACATGCATCTCCATCAAAAACCTCCCCGCTAAAGGGTTTATA
The window above is part of the Thermodesulfovibrionales bacterium genome. Proteins encoded here:
- a CDS encoding ChaN family lipoprotein; this translates as MYTFLKNKFLLLLLLLGIVLATFSFLIISFSYSGKYIFKVEKGRYSFQNMVDDLTKADVVFIGESHGFEKHHETQLEIIKALHEKGIAIAIGLEMFTAQDQKILDRWVSGEIGEREFIEAFYRNWGIGWKYYKDIFLYARDNKIPMVGLNVPREITRKIAEKGFLSLTEKELSKLPPGISCEVDEKYMDLLIKIFQVKAHDRRSFQFFCEAQIAWDQSMAWYINEYMKRNPQRKVVVLTGSIHAWKYGIPRQLKRLADLKYRVILPDLPSGSEKVTVDDADYIIFHR